In Silene latifolia isolate original U9 population chromosome X, ASM4854445v1, whole genome shotgun sequence, the following proteins share a genomic window:
- the LOC141617961 gene encoding uncharacterized protein LOC141617961: MECNMLVEKLISRIRSFGTRKLSYSGRLVLVNSVPTTIYSYWNYLWDSSVDYLRVPRVSWAKICSPKEDGGLGIRDSVLWNQAAIGKLVWWIYSSPDRLWVKWINQVYLKGRQWDDYTPSGDLSWGWTSICKVKVKLLPGYQNGQWVLGTHGYTLDSGYDLLRDKFQTVVWHKMVWNNWCIPKHQFIGWLVAREALMLKDKLFSLGHYSDDICILCGTGSENHLHLFQACPYSKRVLELLARLAGGAVLDSNLLMWVEAGHFSHLKKGVLLCATLATFYHLWMQRNRSRIEGSLLRPELLRDLITKEVKIRVHSLLTPGITAKDKNWLLSVSLFV; this comes from the exons ATGGAGTGTAATATGCTTGTGGAGAAACTAATCAGCAGGATCAGGAGTTTTGGGACAAGAAAGCTTTCATATTCTGGTAGACTAGTGCTAGTGAATTCTGTCCCCACTACTATTTACAGCTACTG GAATTATCTTTGGGACAGCAGTGTTGATTACTTGAGAGTTCCCAGAGTTAGTTGGGCAAAGATTTGCTCCCCTAAAGAAGATGGTGGATTAGGTATAAGGGATAGTGTGTTATGGAATCAGGCTGCAATTGGCAAATTGGTGTGGTGGATATATAGCAGTCCTGATAGGCTATGGGTTAAGTGGATTAATCAGGTTTATTTAAAAGGGAGGCAGTGGGATGATTACACTCCTAGTGGTGATTTGAGCTGGGGGTGGACGTCCATATGCAAAGTGAAGGTGAAACTGTTACCTGGTTATCAGAATGGGCAGTGGGTTCTGGGCACTCATGGCTATACTCTTGATAGTGGATATGATCTTTTAAGGGATAAGTTTCAGACTGTTGTGTGGCATAAGATGGTCTGGAATAATTGGTGTATTCCTAAACATCAATTCATTGGATGGCTTGTTGCTAGAGAGGCTTTGATGTTGAAGGATAAGCTCTTTAGCTTAGGTCATTATTCTGATGATATTTGTATACTTTGTGGTACAGGGTCTGAGAATCATCTCCATCTTTTTCAGGCCTGTCCATATAGTAAAAGGGTTCTTGAATTGCTTGCCAGGTTGGCTGGTGGTGCTGTTCTAGATTCTAATCTACTTATGTGGGTTGAAGCTGGGCATTTCTCACATCTGAAGAAGGGGGTACTGCTTTGTGCTACACTTGCTACGTTCTATCACCTTTGGATGCAAAGAAATAGATCGAGAATTGAAGGTAGTCTTCTTAGACCTGAACTCCTCAGAGACTTGATCACTAAGGAGGTTAAAATTAGAGTGCATTCACTCCTTACACCAGGGATTACAGCTAAAGATAAGAACTGGTTATTAAGTGTTAGCTTGTTTGTATAA
- the LOC141617962 gene encoding uncharacterized protein LOC141617962, producing the protein MSDQHITVEVFDITSGDIFRYTIVYGSNSDSERITLWEQINQIKDQCFKPWCICGDFNSILDYNERLGREVTWSEIKDFRQCVDYCEVSDIVAHGSFFTWNNKQDPYTRVFSRIDRCLINIEWLWLFPDSSAYFIKEGTFVHCPCICYRSNEATVRNTSFKYFNMWSLDSKFKEVVATEWNKNISGVKMYQVVTKLRNRKKPLKELNKNKFSDIEKSL; encoded by the exons atgag TGACCAGCATATCACTGTTGAAGTTTTTGACATTACTTCAGGAGATATTTTCCGGTACACTATTGTGTATGGGTCTAATTCTGATAGTGAGAGGATCACACTCTGGGAGCAGATTAACCAGATTAAGGATCAATGTTTCAAACCTTGGTGTATTTGTGGGGATTTCAATTCAATTTTGGATTACAATGAAAGGCTGGGTAGAGAAGTGACTTGGAGTGAAATTAAAGATTTCAGGCAGtgtgttgattattgtgaggtgagTGACATTGTTGCTCATGGATCTTTTTTCACTTGGAATAATAAGCAAGACCCTTATACTCGTGTTTTTTCAAGAATTGATAGGTGCTTAATCAACATTGAGTGGCTTTGGTTGTTTCCTGATAGCTCAGCTTATTTCATAAAAGAAGGAACATTTGTTCACTGTCCTTGTATTTGCTATAGAAGTAATGAGGCAACTGTCAGAAACACTTCTtttaaatacttcaatatgtggagtTTAGACTCTAAGTTTAAAGAAGTGGTGGCTACTGAATGGAATAAGAATATCTCAGGGGTCAAGATGTACCAAGTTGTCACTAAGCTTAGGAATCGGAAGAAGCCTTTGAAGGAGTTAAATAAGAACAAGTTCTCTGATATTGAGAAGAGTCTTTGA